TTTCGGGAAATGTAAAAGAAGAATTGTCACACCAGATTGCCCAGGCGAGGCACTGTCAGATCGCGGAACTGGCGGCTTTGATCAGTATGTGTGGTGCGGTGGTCATTACGCCGGGAGAAAAGTACCGGATCAAGATCCACACGGAAAAAATCGCCGTTGCGAGAAAATGCTTTACATTGGTGACAAAAACATTTAATATTAGAACTGATATCTCTGTCCGCAGAAACCTTGAAAAAGGAAGCGAGACTTATATGCTCGTCATCCGGGAGCATGAAGACGCATTGCGGATTTTACAGGCAACGAAACTGATCGGAGAAAGGGAAGATGCATATTCAGCGTTACATATTGTAGATCCCATTCTGGTACAGCAGCCATGTTGCAAAAGAGCGTTTTTAAGAGGGGCGTTTCTGGCAGCAGGATCTATGAGTGATCCAAACAAGGCTTATCACTTTGAGATTGTCTGTACAACAGTGAATATGGCGGAACAGCTTCGCAGGATGATGTGCAGCTTCTCCATGGATGCAAAGATCGTAGCCCGCAAGAAAATGTACGTGGTATATTTGAAAGAGGGGGCACAGTTGGTCGATATGCTCAATATCATGGAAGCGCATGTATCTCTGATGGAACTGGAGAATGTCCGTATTCTCAAAGAGATGAGAAACGCAGTGAACCGAAAGGTGAACTGTGAGACTGCAAATATCAACAAAACTGTCTCTGCCGCAGTGAAACAGGTAGAGGATATCAGGTATATCCAACAAACTATTGGTTTAGACAAATTATCAGATGGACTGAAAGAGATGGCGATACTTCGCCTGGAGCATCCGGATGCAACATTAAAAGAGTTGGGAGAGATTTCAGATCCGCCTGTGGGGAAGTCCGGGGTGAATCACCGCCTGAGAAAAATCGGTGAGATCGCGGAAGATGTCAGGCAGAATAAGGAGGATTAGCTATGATAGAAAGACCGATTACCGTTAGACATGAAAAGGGTTTGGAAGCCAGACCGATCGCATTTTTAGTTCAGGAAGCCAGCCAGTATTCAAGTCAGATTCATCTGTTAGTCGGAACAAAGAAAATTAATGCAAAGAGTATTATGGGTATGATGAGCTTAAGTCTGATGGACGGAGATCTTGTGACGGTAGTTGCAGATGGCAAAGATGAGGAAGAAGCAGCTGACGGAATTGAAAAGTTTTTGGAGGGTGTGAAATAACGGCGTGAAGAAATTATTGTTCATATACAATCCGAATGCCGGAACAGGAGTTTTAAAACCAAAATTATCTGATGTTCTGGATATTTTTGTGAAAGCAGGATATGAAGTAACGGTGTATCCGACCCAGTGCTACCATGATGCGAGCAAAAAGGCCGGCAGTTATACGGAAACGTATGATCTGGTGGTATGCAGTGGCGGGGACGGAACCCTGGATGAAGTGGTGACCGCAATGATGGCGCGGGAAGATAAAGTGCCGATCGGATATATTCCAACGGGTACGACCAATGATTTCGCTTCCAGTCTGCGGATTCCGAAGAATTTACTGGATGCAGCCAATATAGCGGTGAACGGGGTTCCGTTTGCCTGTGATGTGGGGCGATTCAATAAAGATATTTTTGTATATGTAGCGGCATTTGGACTTTTCACCGATGTTTCCTACGAGACAAAACAGGAAATGAAAAATGTTCTGGGACATCTTGCTTATGTTCTGGAAGGAACCAAACGTATTTTTAATATTCCATCTTATCATATGAAAGTCACTTTGGATGATCAGGTGATCGAGGATGATTTTGTATATGGAATGGTGACCAATTCCAAATCTGTAGGGGGATTTAAGGGAATGGTCGGCAAAGATGTAGTGTTTGATGATGGAGAATTTGAAGTCACTTTGATCAAGAGTCCGAAGAATCCGATCGAGCTGAATGAAGTAGTGGGGGCGCTTGTCCTGAAACAGGCAGATCAAAAACACATGTATTCTTTTAAAACGGGGCATATCAAATTCGAGTCCATCGAAGAGATTCCGTGGACGCTGGATGGAGAATACGGTGGATCCCATGATACAGTAGAGATCAGAGATGCCAAAAAAGCACTTCAGATCATGGTGGATCCGGAAGGGCTGGCGGATATTTCGGCTGACTATAAGAAATGAGAGAGTTTGCGAGGTGCAACAGACTACTGAAAAATTCTCATAAAACTTTGAAAAAAACACTTGCATTATGAAGAAAAATATTATATAATTCTTTTTGCTGTGAGCGACTCACAGCAATATGGCTCCCTGGTCAAGCGGTTAAGACGCTAGCCTCTCACGCTGGAATCAGGGGTTCGATTCCCCTGGGAGTCATTTCAGAAGAAGTATCCGAAAGGATGCTTCTTTTTTTACTTATGACAATAGAGCGTTTGCAGGAGGATAATGGTTTTTGTCAAGGGCTTGTGATAAAAATATCAATTTTAGACAAAATTCTAAAAATCCGTAGAAAAATAGGACAATTTGTCTGTTTGTTTTGTGGTGATTCACACTTGAACCGATTGCGAGATTTACGTTATAATGGGACAGTAAAAAATACTGGAGGAAGAACTATGTTAGTATCAGCAGCAGAAATGCTTAAAAAAGCAAAAGCAGGACATTATGCAGTCGGACATTTCAACATCAACAACCTGGAATGGACCAAATGCATCCTGCAGGCAGCAGAAGAGATGAAGTCACCGGTGATTCTCGGTGTATCTGAAGGTGCCGGAAAATATATGACAGGATTTAAGACCATTACAGCTATGGTAGATGCTATGGTAGAAGAGATGGGAATTACCGTTCCGGTAGCACTTCACTTAGACCACGGCAGCTACGAAGGATGTAAGAAATGTATCGAGGCAGGATTCTCATCCATCATGTTTGACGGATCTCACTATCCGATCGAGGAAAACATTGCAAAGACAAAAGAACTGGTTGCAATCTGTAAAGAGAAAGGAATGTCTCTGGAAGCAGAAGTCGGAGCGATCGGCGGAGAAGAAGACGGAGTCATCGGAAAAGGCGAATGTGCAGATCCGGAAGAATGTAAGATGATCGCTGATCTGGGAATTGATTTTCTGGCAGCAGGAATCGGAAACATCCACGGAAAATATCCGGAGAACTGGGAAGGTCTGAGCTTTGAAACTCTGGATGCAATCCAGCAGAAGACGGGAGATATGCCGCTTGTACTTCACGGAGGTACAGGGATTCCGGACGATATGATCAAGAAAGCCATCTCCCTTGGTGTGGCCAAGATCAATGTAAACACAGAGTGCCAGATCGTGTTTGCAGAAGCAACAAGAAAGTATATCGAAGAAGGAAAGGATCTGGAAGGAAAAGGATTCGATCCGCGTAAACTTCTGAAGCCGGGCTGCGATGCTATTATCGATAAAGTAAAAGAAAAGATTGAGTTATTCGGATCTGCTGGAAAGGCATGATTTTAACAGCAAGCGAAAAAAATTAAATTTGTACTTGCCTTTTTCAAACGGATAGAGTATACTAACAGGCGTAGATAAGAACAAAGGCGTTCCAAGATAACTTGGAGTGCCTTTTGTTGTATCTGACCTTTTACATAGAACATCAGGAATGTTTTGAAGGAAAATATAAGAAAGCGAGGGTGATACAATGAGCACAGAACCGATTAATGTGGCAGAGATTTTTGGGGAAAACGTATTTAATGATACGGTAATGCAGGAACGTCTGCCGAAGAAGGTTTACAAGAATCTGAAGAAGACCATTGAAGAAGGAAAGGAACTGGATCTTGAGACAGCCGATGTGATTGCACATGAGATGAAAGAATGGGCAATCGAGAAAGGCGCAACACACTACACA
This window of the Mediterraneibacter butyricigenes genome carries:
- a CDS encoding diacylglycerol/lipid kinase family protein encodes the protein MKKLLFIYNPNAGTGVLKPKLSDVLDIFVKAGYEVTVYPTQCYHDASKKAGSYTETYDLVVCSGGDGTLDEVVTAMMAREDKVPIGYIPTGTTNDFASSLRIPKNLLDAANIAVNGVPFACDVGRFNKDIFVYVAAFGLFTDVSYETKQEMKNVLGHLAYVLEGTKRIFNIPSYHMKVTLDDQVIEDDFVYGMVTNSKSVGGFKGMVGKDVVFDDGEFEVTLIKSPKNPIELNEVVGALVLKQADQKHMYSFKTGHIKFESIEEIPWTLDGEYGGSHDTVEIRDAKKALQIMVDPEGLADISADYKK
- the fba gene encoding class II fructose-1,6-bisphosphate aldolase, coding for MLVSAAEMLKKAKAGHYAVGHFNINNLEWTKCILQAAEEMKSPVILGVSEGAGKYMTGFKTITAMVDAMVEEMGITVPVALHLDHGSYEGCKKCIEAGFSSIMFDGSHYPIEENIAKTKELVAICKEKGMSLEAEVGAIGGEEDGVIGKGECADPEECKMIADLGIDFLAAGIGNIHGKYPENWEGLSFETLDAIQQKTGDMPLVLHGGTGIPDDMIKKAISLGVAKINVNTECQIVFAEATRKYIEEGKDLEGKGFDPRKLLKPGCDAIIDKVKEKIELFGSAGKA
- the whiA gene encoding DNA-binding protein WhiA, yielding MSFSGNVKEELSHQIAQARHCQIAELAALISMCGAVVITPGEKYRIKIHTEKIAVARKCFTLVTKTFNIRTDISVRRNLEKGSETYMLVIREHEDALRILQATKLIGEREDAYSALHIVDPILVQQPCCKRAFLRGAFLAAGSMSDPNKAYHFEIVCTTVNMAEQLRRMMCSFSMDAKIVARKKMYVVYLKEGAQLVDMLNIMEAHVSLMELENVRILKEMRNAVNRKVNCETANINKTVSAAVKQVEDIRYIQQTIGLDKLSDGLKEMAILRLEHPDATLKELGEISDPPVGKSGVNHRLRKIGEIAEDVRQNKED
- a CDS encoding HPr family phosphocarrier protein yields the protein MIERPITVRHEKGLEARPIAFLVQEASQYSSQIHLLVGTKKINAKSIMGMMSLSLMDGDLVTVVADGKDEEEAADGIEKFLEGVK